In the genome of Cytophagales bacterium, the window CTGATCTCTACATCTTCTAAAGTTAAAGTGATTCTTTTTCTGTTTAGTTTGATAACGTAATTTCTTTCTCTTTCAAATTGAGCAATATCTTCCTGCCTCATATTACCGATTGCAGCAGCCAGCAGTTTCATTTTTGGTCCGTATTGTTTCCCTAATCTTTTATAATTAGGCTTGATCTTCTTTACCAGAAAACCTGAAGAATCATCAATATACTCAATATTTTTGACGTTAACTTCAGAGAGGATCAGTTGTTGAACCGACTGGATATGCAGCCTGGTTTTTTTATTCAATACAGGGATCAATATGCGCGTTAATGGCTGGCGAACTTTGATATTATGCTTTTTACGTAAAGAATGTAACAGTGAAGAAATTTGCTGTGCTAAACGCATTTTTTCCTCAAGTTTGTGGTCAATAGCTTTATGATCAGCTTCTGGAAAATCAGTAAGATGAACAGAACGAATTTTAGATTGTAAATCTAAAAACAACTGTTCCATATAGAATGGAGCTATTGGTGAAGCAAGCCTGGCGACAATTTCAAGACACTCATAGAGCGTTTGATAAGCGGCTGTTTTGTCGTCACTTTGTTCTGTTTTCCAATATCTTTTCCTGTTTAAACGTACATACCAGTTACTAAGGTCATCAATCACAAAATCCTGAATGGCCCGGACAGCCTTGGTAGGCTCGTAGTCGCTAAGTACATTTTCTACTACAAGGATCAGGCTATTAAGCTTTGAGATGATCCATTTGTCACTTTCTGTTCGCTGACTGACCGGAATAACCTTCCCTTTCTCACGCAAGAGTGGATAGGTAAAGTGATCTAAATTGGCATATAGTGCAAAAAAACTATAAGTGTTGTGCAATGTCCCGAAAAACCTTCTCTGTATTTCACCAATACCATTGGCGTCAAATTTAAGATTTTCCCAGGGAGGTGCATTTTCCATCATATACCAGCGTGTTGCATCCGGTCCGTATGTTTTGATAGTTTCAAACGGGTCCACAGCATTGCCAATACGTTTAGACATCTTGTTGCCTTCTTTATCCAATACCAATCCATTAACGAGCACGTTTTTAAATGCCACACTATTAAACAACATTCCTCCAATCGTATGCAAAGTAAAGAACCAGCCCCTGGTTTGATCCACACCTTCTGCAATGAAATCAGCTGGGAAAGCAGCCTGATGAGGTAGTGTGCTTTCTATCAATTCCTTATTTTCAAAAGGATAGTGATGTTGAGCATAAGGCATTGCCCCAGAATCAAACCATACGTCTATAAGATCAGGTTCACGGCAATATAGTACAGATTTTTTACTGATTTTGTCTTCTTTAATAAATGCTAACTTATCAATATCCGGCCTATGTAAATCAATTTTATCAATTACATCTTTTGCGGAGGTTAGATAATTTGTATTAATTGAAATTTCATTATTCTGGAAATCAACTGGTAAGAAATCACTTTCTGCCAAATTTTGTAAATTTAATTTATTATGTGTTCCCGAATAATGTAGATCTTTTATTAATTTATTTTCTGAATCAGTTAACGTTTTATCAGAATAAATTTTTCGAGAGATTATTTTTACTCTACTTTTAAAGTCATCAAAATTCTCACCCTCAAAATAATACCACCCGTTTTCTTCAAATTCTTTCAGACTACCAACACATTTTGCATCATGCATTACGTAAGGTTTAGCCCTCCAGATTGGCAGTGGAGTACCCCAATATCGTGAACGGGAAAGATTCCAGTCAACTATGTTTTCAAGCCAGTTCCCAAAACGTCCTGAACCGGTACCGGCAGGCTTCCAGTTTATTGTCTTGTTCAGCTTAATTAATTTATCCTTGAAAGCAGTGGTTTTTATAAACCACGAATCCAGTGGATAATATAAAATGGGCTTATCGGTTCTCCAGCAATGGGGATATGAATGTGTATGTTTTTCAACCCTGAATGCTTTATTTTCTTCCTTGAGCTTTATGGCGATCAATACATCAGTTGGTTTATCTGGCACATCTTTTTCATTCCTTCCGGAGGCATTATCAGGGTCATTAGAAACATCAGTTGATATATCTCTGTACTCTGCTCTCACGTACCTGCCTGCAAAATCAGTAACCTCTTTTACAAAACGTCCTTGCTTATTTACTAAGGGCATGTCGTTTCCATTCTCATCTTTTACGAGGATAGAAGGGATACCATTCTGGGTACAAACCTTGTAGTCATCTGCACCAAAGACCGAAGCGGTATGCACAATGCCTGTTCCTTCTTCTGTGGATACAAAATCGCCAATGATAACCCGGAAAGCCGGTTTTTCGGGTTGAACATAAGGCATAAGCTGCTCGTAATTTATTCCCTCCAGTTCTTTGCCTTTATATTCTCCGGCTATTTCGTAAGGAATAATTTTATCTCCCGGTTTATAATCTTTTAGGGGCTGGGTCCCGATAATATCGGGATGTGCCACATTCCCTTGCCCTACAGGGAAATAATTTTCTACGAGATCTTTTGCCAATATCACGCTTATTGGTTTATAGGTGTAT includes:
- a CDS encoding isoleucine--tRNA ligase, yielding MKYKEYKNINLAKTGKEILSYWKKNNIFERSITSRTGKPPYTFYEGPPSANGTPGIHHVMARTVKDIFCRYKTMQGFQVKRKGGWDTHGLPVELQVEKELGITREDIGKKISVAAYNQQCRQAVMKFKKQWEELTEIMGFWIDLNDPYITFDNNYIESVWYLLKKLYEKKLLYKGYSIQPYSPAAGTGLSSHEINMPGCYREIKDVAITAQFKVIRDEKSEFLYLIPDPSHRGDGSEEVVFFLAWTTTPWTLPSNCAVAIGKDIVYVKVKTYNQYTYKPISVILAKDLVENYFPVGQGNVAHPDIIGTQPLKDYKPGDKIIPYEIAGEYKGKELEGINYEQLMPYVQPEKPAFRVIIGDFVSTEEGTGIVHTASVFGADDYKVCTQNGIPSILVKDENGNDMPLVNKQGRFVKEVTDFAGRYVRAEYRDISTDVSNDPDNASGRNEKDVPDKPTDVLIAIKLKEENKAFRVEKHTHSYPHCWRTDKPILYYPLDSWFIKTTAFKDKLIKLNKTINWKPAGTGSGRFGNWLENIVDWNLSRSRYWGTPLPIWRAKPYVMHDAKCVGSLKEFEENGWYYFEGENFDDFKSRVKIISRKIYSDKTLTDSENKLIKDLHYSGTHNKLNLQNLAESDFLPVDFQNNEISINTNYLTSAKDVIDKIDLHRPDIDKLAFIKEDKISKKSVLYCREPDLIDVWFDSGAMPYAQHHYPFENKELIESTLPHQAAFPADFIAEGVDQTRGWFFTLHTIGGMLFNSVAFKNVLVNGLVLDKEGNKMSKRIGNAVDPFETIKTYGPDATRWYMMENAPPWENLKFDANGIGEIQRRFFGTLHNTYSFFALYANLDHFTYPLLREKGKVIPVSQRTESDKWIISKLNSLILVVENVLSDYEPTKAVRAIQDFVIDDLSNWYVRLNRKRYWKTEQSDDKTAAYQTLYECLEIVARLASPIAPFYMEQLFLDLQSKIRSVHLTDFPEADHKAIDHKLEEKMRLAQQISSLLHSLRKKHNIKVRQPLTRILIPVLNKKTRLHIQSVQQLILSEVNVKNIEYIDDSSGFLVKKIKPNYKRLGKQYGPKMKLLAAAIGNMRQEDIAQFERERNYVIKLNRKRITLTLEDVEISFDDIPGWSVAGVEGITVALDINITDELRQEGIARELVNRIQNLRKDMGFEVQDKINIRVEENSSSLINAAIELHKENICKETLALSFDFSKISDGKAINIDGHELIIKLEKL